From Pelosinus fermentans DSM 17108, the proteins below share one genomic window:
- the trpB gene encoding tryptophan synthase subunit beta, with protein sequence MPDKNGKFGEFGGRFVPETVMPALIELEERYEALKNDAAFQEELHFYLQEYAGRPTALYFAKNLTAHYGRGKIYLKREDLLHTGAHKINNAIGQALLARRMGKKKIVAETGAGQHGVACATVAALFGLECRVYMGKEDIERQALNVFRMRLLGTEVIPVTSGTGTLKDATSEAIRYWVTNVEDTHYIIGSVVGPHPYPMIVRDFQKIIGEEVKEQILKCNIEKLKYIVACIGGGSNAMGMFYSFRNDKAITKIGVEAAGKGITTNEHAASLTEGRPGVLHGAFSYLLQDKDGQIIEPYSISAGLDYPGVGPEHSFFKDSGIVEYKAVTDEEALQAFKRLARIEGIIPALESSHALAYLEEIMPKTQLDETVIVCLSGRGDKDVDMAIKVMGGL encoded by the coding sequence ATGCCTGATAAAAATGGGAAATTCGGGGAATTTGGTGGCCGATTTGTACCAGAGACGGTGATGCCGGCTTTGATTGAACTGGAAGAACGTTACGAAGCATTAAAGAATGATGCAGCTTTTCAGGAGGAACTGCACTTTTATTTACAGGAGTATGCAGGTCGTCCCACTGCCTTATATTTTGCAAAGAATTTGACAGCACATTATGGACGGGGAAAAATCTACTTAAAACGGGAAGATTTACTGCATACAGGAGCTCATAAAATCAATAATGCTATTGGGCAGGCTCTGCTGGCTCGTCGCATGGGGAAAAAGAAAATTGTGGCTGAGACGGGTGCCGGACAGCATGGTGTAGCTTGCGCTACCGTTGCAGCTCTCTTTGGTCTAGAATGTCGTGTATATATGGGAAAAGAAGATATTGAACGGCAGGCTTTAAATGTATTTCGTATGCGGCTCTTGGGGACCGAGGTAATACCTGTGACGAGTGGCACTGGTACGTTAAAGGATGCTACAAGCGAGGCTATTCGCTACTGGGTAACGAATGTAGAAGATACTCATTATATTATTGGCTCTGTCGTAGGACCTCATCCCTATCCTATGATTGTACGGGATTTTCAAAAGATCATTGGTGAAGAAGTAAAAGAGCAAATCCTGAAATGTAATATAGAAAAATTAAAGTATATTGTTGCTTGTATCGGTGGAGGCAGTAATGCCATGGGAATGTTTTATTCCTTTCGCAACGACAAAGCGATTACTAAAATTGGTGTAGAGGCGGCAGGTAAAGGCATCACTACCAATGAGCATGCGGCATCCTTGACAGAAGGGCGTCCAGGCGTGCTGCACGGAGCATTTAGTTATTTATTGCAAGATAAGGATGGGCAGATCATTGAACCCTATTCCATTTCTGCTGGTCTTGATTATCCTGGCGTTGGTCCCGAACATTCCTTTTTTAAAGATAGTGGAATCGTTGAATATAAAGCAGTCACGGATGAGGAGGCATTGCAAGCATTTAAACGCCTGGCCCGTATAGAAGGGATTATTCCAGCTTTGGAAAGTTCTCATGCATTGGCATATTTAGAAGAAATTATGCCGAAGACGCAATTAGATGAAACGGTAATTGTTTGTCTTTCTGGTCGTGGTGACAAAGATGTAGATATGGCAATAAAAGTAATGGGGGGATTATAA
- the trpA gene encoding tryptophan synthase subunit alpha, protein MSNLSETLQGLKASGRKGLIVYLTAGYPDYATTLETVLAMEAEGADVIEIGIPFSDPIADGPVIQHAATLALKAGATTAKSIELVAQIRKNSRIPLVVMTYVNSILGYGKEKFIADFVKAGIDGLIVPDLPLEEAGLLEDICKRQGIPLIGLIAPTSTVDRIKCIAQKAEGFLYCVSNTGVTGGQHNNYDQIGTVIKAARQVSQIPMAIGFGIGNSQGASAAARYADAVIVGSAILEKLTNEGVIGVRSLVRSIREALDEEGK, encoded by the coding sequence ATGTCAAATTTGTCGGAAACGTTGCAAGGATTAAAAGCGTCAGGACGCAAGGGGCTTATTGTCTATCTAACAGCTGGTTACCCTGATTATGCCACAACATTAGAAACTGTTTTGGCGATGGAAGCAGAAGGAGCAGACGTGATTGAAATTGGCATTCCTTTTTCTGATCCCATTGCCGATGGACCTGTGATTCAACATGCTGCTACCTTAGCCTTAAAGGCGGGTGCAACTACTGCGAAGTCCATAGAATTAGTTGCCCAAATACGTAAAAACTCTCGTATTCCCTTAGTGGTTATGACCTATGTCAATAGTATATTAGGGTATGGAAAAGAAAAGTTTATTGCTGATTTTGTTAAGGCGGGAATCGATGGGCTTATTGTACCTGATTTACCTCTTGAAGAGGCCGGTTTATTAGAAGATATTTGTAAAAGGCAGGGGATTCCTCTTATTGGGCTTATTGCGCCAACATCGACAGTAGATCGGATCAAATGCATTGCACAAAAGGCGGAGGGTTTCTTATATTGTGTTTCCAATACTGGTGTAACAGGCGGTCAGCATAATAATTATGACCAGATTGGCACCGTGATAAAGGCAGCTCGTCAGGTCAGTCAGATACCTATGGCAATTGGATTTGGAATTGGCAACTCTCAAGGAGCCTCTGCCGCAGCTCGCTATGCTGATGCTGTTATTGTTGGCAGTGCCATTCTTGAGAAACTTACGAATGAGGGAGTTATAGGTGTTCGCAGCTTGGTCAGATCCATTCGTGAAGCGTTAGATGAGGAGGGAAAATAG